The following are encoded together in the Strongyloides ratti genome assembly S_ratti_ED321, chromosome : 2 genome:
- a CDS encoding Ubiquitin-conjugating enzyme E2 D2 — protein sequence MALKRIQKELQDLGRDPPAQCSAGPVGDDLFHWQATIMGPAESPYQGGVFFLTIHFPTDYPFKPPKVAFTTKIYHPNINSNGSICLDILRTQWSPALTISKVLLSICSLLCDPNPDDPLVPEIAKLYKSDREKYNQTGREWTQKYAM from the exons ATGGCTCTTAAACGCATTCAAAAG gAACTCCAAGATTTAGGTCGTGATCCACCAGCTCAGTGTAGTGCCGGACCGGTTGGAGATGATTTATTCCATTGGCAAGCTACAATTATGGGACCTGCAGAATCACCATATCAAGGCGGAGTTTTTTTCCTTACAATTCACTTCCCTACAGATTACCCTTTTAAACCACCAAAAGTAGCATTTACTACAAAGATTTATCACCCTAATATCAATTCGAATGGAAGTATTTGTTTGGATATTCTCAGAACACAATGGTCACCAGCCTTGACAATTTCGAAAG tGCTCCTTTCCATCTGTTCACTTTTGTGTGACCCAAACCCTGATGATCCATTGGTTCCAGAAATAGCCAAGCTCTATAAATCGGACagagaaaaatataatcaaacAGGCAGAGAATGGACACAAAAATATGCAATGTAA
- a CDS encoding BTB/POZ fold domain-containing protein produces the protein MNNSGNESMCNLFMGEPLVESGESLRECPHCGRDFSKYSMMRKECHLEACMNALKEHNSQKLEKMKNKTPKKYVQTTLDCAVLGISSSQNDKNVSRKNPKTPTQKSSMYFLNKAKSEISSSKKKYQSCLCPYSKDHIKERIAGLFTSSENINKKNIDFSNEPFLSTKRLLHYEILSRDFQKLTKRCPGDVTIKAKNGTLRWHKIILQMRTRLNVNDTIDLSDFEKESLLAYEKYIYGGEIRYSHHLLKDLKTLSEMYGPESLENYLKNEFTINEENDINENYEVKRYNNALELDGINVAETTNKPYITDKNIPLDSFNETMDYQIFDAELNKQVSIKCDNKEIDNKSSSEKDIIKENDVSNEIVNETIEFDTSENINILKQTDIQEDNLIIQPQNCDGSYDEVSPNQTNNTFSDFENSNFGVIVFEDDEDDNDEVKSKIATPQSKLENISEKQDDILDYNINSPGQSYFDESFYGIIEGGYYSNDSRCVTPVTNIKEPIISKEKSSISNREEKLSIDLNINKSKTEIYKTPNINKTTNDNHFKIDGKIKSKKQMIEEQLTKSSQLVKYTDVTPRPTYEQMSEVELNKELAKYGIGKCGKKKAIMTLDKIYNQLHPKIVFEDINESPKGRKRKARSNTKLFSSDSYDNILSIHDEDETNNSINSSLSSQDEINILEESCIQFQNSQGINDSTEDISILTKGKKPKEVSEWRSLFVNFIRLPENKVTLNRILSYSTFELSEIYQLVKSSTHSIKFISKSMLITILDELHISFTLPSDGWDSKAKKRKK, from the exons ATGAACAACAGTGGTAATGAAAGTATgtgtaatttatttatggGAGAACCATTAGTAGAATCAGGAGAATCTCTTAGAGAATGTCCTCATTGTGGACGtgatttttctaaatatagtATGATGCGTAAAGAATGTCATTTGGAAGCATGTATGAATGCATTAAAAGAACATAATAGTCAAAAACTTGAAAAGATGAAAAACAAAACCCCAAAGAAATATGTACAAACAACACTGGATTGTGCAGTACTAGGTATTTCCTCTTCtcaaaatgataaaaatgtttcGCGTAAAAATCC GAAAACTCCAACACAAAAATCATCAAtgtattttttgaataaagcTAAAAGTGAAATTTCTAGCagtaaaaagaaatatcaGTCTTGTTTATGCCCATATAGTAAAGATCATATAAAAGAACGGATTGCTGGATTATTTACTTCTAgtgaaaatataaacaaaaaaaatattgactTTTCAAATGAACCATTTCTTTCTACTAAAAGGCTCCTTCACTATGAAATTTTATCTCGTGACtttcaaaaattaacaaaaagatGTCCTGGTGATGTTACTATAAAAGCAAAGAATGGTACACTGAGGTGgcacaaaataattttacaaatgaGAACAAGattaaatgttaatgatACAATTGATTTATCTgattttgaaaaagaaagtttATTAGCGTacgaaaaatatatatatggtGGAGAAATTAGATATTCACaccatttattaaaagatctAAAAACTCTTTCTGAAATGTATGGACCAGAAAGTTTAgaaaactatttaaaaaatgagtTTACTATAAATGAAGAGAAcgatattaatgaaaattatgaagtcaaaagatataataatgCATTAGAATTAGATGGCATAAATGTTGCTGAAACAACAAATAAGCCTTACATTacagataaaaatattcctcTAGATTCATTTAATGAAACAATGGATTATCAGATATTTGATGCAGAATTGAATAAACAAGTATCAATCAAATGTGACAATAAAGAAATCGATAATAAATCTTCATCAGAAAaggatataataaaagaaaacgATGTATCAAACGAAATTGTCAATGAAACTATTGAATTCGATACTagtgaaaatattaatatattaaaacagACTGATATTCAAgaagataatttaataatccAGCCGCAAAATTGTGACGGCTCATACGATGAAGTGTCCCCAAACCAAacaaataatactttttcaGACTTTGAAAATAGTAATTTTGGTGTTATTGTTTTCGAAGATGATGAAGATGACAATGATGAAGTGAAGAGTAAAATTGCAACACCACAAtcaaaattagaaaatatatcaGAAAAACAAGATGATATATtagattataatattaattcacCAGGGCAATCTTACTTTGATGAATCATTTTATGGAATTATTGAAGGAGGTTATTATTCAAATGACTCAAGATGCGTGACGCCTGTAACAAATATCAAGGAACCAATTATTAGCAAAGAAAAGTCATCGATTTCAAATAGAGAAGAAAAATTATCCattgatttaaatattaataaatccaaaacagaaatatataaaacaccaaatattaataaaacaactaatgataatcattttaaaatagatggtaaaataaaatctaaaaaaCAAATGATTGAAGAACAATTGACTAAATCATCGCAACTAGTTAAATATACAGATGTTACTCCACGACCAACTTATGAACAGATGTCGGAAGTTGAATTGAATAAAGAATTAGCTAAATATGGTATTGGAAAATGTgggaaaaaaaaagcaataaTGACGTTAgacaaaatttataatcaaTTGCACCCGAAAATTGTTTTTGAAGATATTAATGAATCACCTAAAGGACGCAAAAGAAAAGCGCGTAGTAATACAAAACTATTTTCATCCGATAGCTATGACAATATACTATCTATACATGATGAGGATGAAACCAATAATTCTATAAATAGTTCATTATCATCACAAGAtgagataaatattttagaggAAAGTTGTATTCAATTTCAAAATAGTCAAGGAATAAATGATAGTACAGAAGATATATCCATACTTACAAAAGGAAAAAAACCTAAAGAAGTTTCAGAATGGAGAAGTTtgtttgttaattttatccGTTTACCAGAGAACAAAGTAACACTTAATagaatattatcatattcaACATTTGAGTTGTCAGAAATTTACCAACTCGTAAAATCATCCACCCActctataaaatttatttcaaaatcaaTGTTAATTACCATTTTGGATGAACTTCATATTTCATTCACACTTCCTAGTGATGGTTGGGATAGTAAAGctaaaaaaaggaaaaaataa